Genomic DNA from Penaeus monodon isolate SGIC_2016 chromosome 4, NSTDA_Pmon_1, whole genome shotgun sequence:
tgtgtgtacatatatatgtatatatatgaatatatatatatatatatatatatatatatatatatatatatatatatatatagagagagagagagagagagagagagagagagagaaagagggagagagagagaggcagacacacagacagagaatatatatatatatatatatatatatatatatatatatatatatatataatacagcccatacatacacacacacacacaacacacaaacacaccacacacacacaccttttctatcatatatatctactatatatatatatatatatatatatctatatatatatatatatatatttatttatttatttatttattttatttatataatatataatatataatatgatgtatatataatatataatataatatatatatatatatatatatatatatatatatatatatatatatatatatatacgattctGTATTTTTTGAGTTAAAAATTCTCTAATGCGCACTCACATTGGAAGATAACTAATGAATCGTTCCTCATTTCTACACCCCAATGTAATGGTCATTCCTTGGCTACTTACAATACTTATAAACAGAGGCATTGCATAAGCACCCACGCACCCACTCATTAATCTTTCTTCTGTTCTAGTGTAGTTGGTTTTGATAAGagtgataaggatggtgatatTAATCACGATGACAGCATCAATTATTGCCACTtaatgagagcaataataatgattattatgataatgataataatggtactagttatgatttttatccttatcatttcattatcattattgttattgttcttgttatcatattaataataacaatggtaaagatgataatggtaagaatagtcattataatagcaataataataatgatagctttAATAATCAGAACGGTGATAAATgacatttttacttttaataaaagtaagaataatggTTAAGATAACAGcagtgatgatgaggaagaagataataagggaaattattataataatgataatgacgccaataataatgctgctactaatgctaaaatgataaaattataattattgcaataatgattatatcctAATTCAACTTGTGTTTCGTCCGTCCGTCCAGCCACAAAACGTGACTGTGAACTTGAtttcacttcacacacacacgcgcgcgcgcgcgcgcgtgtgtgttatgATTCTATGAGATTCCTATTCTAacactattgttatcactgttattatcgttattatcacttttgttgttgttattattactattattattattgttattatattcattatcattattattatcattaatattattattattattattattattattattattattatcatcatcatcatcattattattatcaccgtcaccatcattaatatcatgattagtattatcagtattattattattatcatcatttatcttcgAGGCACTAAAGTTTATGCACATTTAATTGTTTACacgaatgggaggaggggggagggaaaagggagtggaggaggtggagacattaaaggcgaagaagagggaagtggaagagagggtaAGAATAAGGGAGAGGCGAAATGTAGAAGGAGGAgtgtgaaggagggaaagagagtacctatatttatttttatttttccatctatcttttataattatcattcatctGTGGCATTTCCACATACTAACATACtaacaagaaaacgaagacgaagaagcagtatcataataagaataacaataaaattaagataacaataataacaatagataaatcaATGAATTAAGCAATGTCACAGCTATgcagaacattttttttattattaacaacaacaactgcaTCACAAAAAGGCTCTTGTGTTTTATGGTTCGTCTAAGTTCTGACTTATTGGTTAACGAACCACGATTGATAGGAATGTGTGAAGTGCCTAGAGTGAAAGAGACGattatgtgttacacacacacacacacacacacacacacacacaccgcacacgcacacgcacacgcacacacacaacacacaaacaacacacacatacaacacaacaacacacaacacacaacacaacacatacatacacaagcacacatcaacacactacacacacacacacacacacaaaacacacacaccacacacacacgcacacgcacaccacacgacacgcacactgcacacgcacacgaacacagacacgacacacacacacacacacacacacacacatatatatatatatatatatatatatatatatatatatatatatatatatatatatattttgtgtgtgtgtgtgtgtgtatgcatatatatatgtatatatatatatatatatatatatatatatatatatatatatatattattgattgattgattgattgattgattgattgaatgTGGTGTTTCAAGTGTGGAAGAAATTCTTggggaaattatgataatgaggatgaaaaaaagtAGTAGTCGTGGTTAGTGTTTATATTGGAGTAGTTTTTCTTGCGGTAACGATGGTATTTGTAGTTGaataactagtaataattataatgttaatgacagtaatgatggtgatgatactactactaataatagtaaacatcgtgataataataacaataatgatgataatgaatatatttactctttttattatgattatcatcattggcattgatatcattattgttataatcattattaatacaacggctaccattattattactattgtagtcactatcattatcattattactattatcattatcaataactatGATACAAATAATGCACATTGCACTTacgataatgctaacaatgatcaGCTTACAAACAaaagatttaacaaaaaaaaaaaaaaaaaaaaaatcaatggcatGGGGGCAAAACTCTTACACAGAACAGAACAAGAAAATTCCTGCTCGAAGCCTACCACTTGGAACAATTCGGGAACGATTAGCTCAGGAACAACCAGCGACGTACAGGTTCGTGAGCTTCATTCAAAATAAATGAGACTCTCCGCGCGGCGACCTGCTTCCCCGCTCGACGTCACTCCGGCGTCAACTGCGGAGTGCCAAGGGAGTGCCAAGCCGTCTGTCTCTTAGggtcgaaggagagaggagggcgtTGGTGCAACTTCCGTGTCCGTCGTTATTTGAGAAGACTTCCGtgcgtagatatatattatatagatagatagagagagagagagagagagatttttttttcttttttattgaaattcCCCTATTGTTTTCACCTATATAATTGTGGTACAATAGTAGCGTTCTCGTCTAACAATACTGCTGACCTGCGTGTCAAATTCCTCACTGCCGGTGAATGGTAAACCCGGCCATataaacagcaaaacaaatattaattttcCTGTGACACTCGTCTAATACAGTGGCTCTCAacctttttcattctgtggccCCGATCAAGATGTAATAATCTCCTTGGCCCGTTCAGGTTCAGTTTTACTTATTATGAATAGTATACTGGTGTCAGTAGCTATAGGAAAAGAACACTTTATGGagattccaatttattgatatgtgagatAATTACGTATAGGTGCTACAGGTGAGATCAAATTTAGTTTAATTCGACGTCATAATTTTCCTATTGCTCCATGACCAACAGAAAGTACCCTGGTTAAGAACCCCTGCTCTACTACGTACATACAaagcatttttcccctttctccaactAACTTCTAAATCCATTACCTACATTCTATAAAACCCATATAGACTTTAAGGAAAAATATAGGGGTAACAGTCGCCAACTAGAAGTGTTCAGTTGCTCTGTATTTAACTTTCCGCCTTTTGTGGGGATATGGTCACGTGTTGGGATACACAGTGTAACGTGACTTAGAACCTGTATAACGCTGATAGAAACAATTTTATCCATTTCGATTGTTGACATATCTCAAAATTGGCATTTTTGACATTGGATTTTCTggctctatatgtatgtatacacataaatataaatagatatattgtgtgtgtgtgtgtgtgtgtgtgtgtgtgtgtgtgtgtgtgtgtgtgcgtgcgtgcgtgtgtgcgtgtataaatctaaactgcatacataatatatatatatatatatatatatatatatatatatatatattatatatatatatatataattatatatatatatatatataatgttataaaataatattatgatatttattcgTATTTGTACGGAAATCGCACAAAGATGTCCTCCTAGGCTGTGTAGTACGGGCCAATGGAATATCCGAGTGATTATGCAGTTGTATTTCTATCTAAGGTCGTCttcggtgtgggtggggggggggggtgatagcgCCCGAAACACAGTTCACttcagatttattatatatagagaagcgttatatgttattaaactagcattataataattatgtcgtgtaataacgaaaataacatcaTCCAAGTGCGACAATGGTAGGAAACGACATGCACAGTCTCCACTCACCCAGCGCTGGGATGAGGACGCGGGCGAAAGGGCAGCTGGGCCAGAGTTGCCCGGGGCTTGGAGAGCCGGCTGTGCCTGGCTCCCCCTCGAAGGTTGCCTGTGGGGGGTGGGAGGCTCGAGCGCCCCGGAGAAGAGTTGCACTTCAGATTTAGTATAAGAGAGGAAGCAGTTTGATAGTGTTATTAAGACtagcattataataatttgtCTGATGGTAATAATCCTGAAAATACACATCACTCCAGAGTGTAGACAATGGTTCGGAAACAGGCATGGCACATTCTCAGTGTACAATTCTATGCACACGCGTGGACAATGTGTCTGTGGATGAATCGTACCTAACGTACACTAAACAGGAGAAAAGATGAACAGACTGAAAACAGTTCCAACGCTTCTCCCTGCCCCTAAGTGCAAATACCTTGTCTCTCCAGGGCATGGCACCAGCGCCCTAACCACGGTTTACGGCCTGCACACCGAGGCGTCCCCGCTCGAAAGGTGGACGTGGCTGCAGAAGGAACTTGTTTTTCCAGCTGGTGTCAAAGAAGCTACTCTCTGTATGCAACTGGAAATGCGATACGTATACATCAATCATGTTGCTGTAATAGGGTTGAATGCCACAGTTGGCTGTTCTtggtaatattatttctttttttatattatcttattctgtttatctatataaattcctatttatgtttatttaatagTTTATTCATTTACTGCTACTTCTGAGCATGCACACATACCATAATAGCAGGTTTCCGTCTCTGTCACCATATAATCAAGTcgacatacaaaataaataaaaataaaaacatctctACATACAAACGTTGCCTTCCTGTTGCAAACAGCGACTGACGACCATTACAAGACGGTCATTGGGTGGAATATGGAAACCAAAGTGGGTCCTCTCTCGCCGTGGCAGTGGGTgtccctctgcttcctcctcggCGACAAGAACGACTTGGCCATCGACGGGAAGGTCCTGCCGTCCGCCTCGCCAATCAACGGCACAATCGTCGATTTCACGGTCGGGACGTGGCTCCCATCTTGCTGGGAATGATATTCTGAGGAAATGCTGGGTTTTAAAGAAGAGAACTGATATAAGATTTGATAAGGGATATGAATATTGAAAAATTACTGAatgttgagaagaaaaaaaactaaatgttgGAAAAGTGCTAAATACTGAATGAAAGAAATTGCTTAGTTGCACTGAAATCCTTAACGCTAAGATGTTCAgagtctatatattcatattttacttgATTATCTCACCAGATTGCATACAACCTGTCTGTGAGTTTGCCGGACTGGTACTTCGAAGACAAAGACATGGTCCAGCCTTTCGGAGGCAGAGTCACCATCCCCCAGGTGTTCGCACGGAAGCTGAACGAAGAGGAGGCAAGGCAGATTCACTCGCTCTTGACACTTCTTACACTTCTTTTTTGATGAAATGTACTCTGATTAGACGTATTTCTTTTACTGTCTCACGCAGATGATAACCCTAGCAGAATGTGGACAACTGGAAGAGGATGatttaggggaaggggagtggcagGTGTGGTCAGCTGATCACGGCCGGATTGGGACCATCGTCAGCAACACATCTGCGTCGAGCTATTCGCTTGAGGACGTCGCCAGTGCTGCAGGGTGGATGAGATTCTATTCAGCTATCACCTGTAGTGCAATAAATAGTGCAATATATCTGCtgactatatacatactatactatacattgtacatgcatacataatatatgcatacatacatacatgcatatatacgtgtgtatatatatatatacatacatacatacacacacatacacacacaaacacacacacacacacgcaaatatatatatatatatatatatatatattatatatatatatatatatatatatatatatatatatatatattatatatatatatatatatatatatatatatatatatatatatatatatatatatatatatatacatatataaggtattacaaaaaaaaagaaattcaaatcAGTCGCAAGGACCATTAATCAGACGCGACAAAACCCGCAGGTATCTCAAAACCACGGAAGTCCACGACGATGAGCTGTGTGTCCCTCGGTCTCAGTACAAGCCCTTGGTCATAAGGAGCAGGGATCTGACGTACCGGGACGCCCTCGACTACTGCACGGCCTTCGGGGGGAGGCTGCCTAGTATCTCCGATCCCGACGATTTGACAACACTTGTGAGGGTGAGTTCGATGCCGAGCAAATGGATGGGAGGGAGATGAAATTGTTGATGTTTTCGATAATCTTGTTTGCATTTAATTTTCTATTTGGATATATGAGCGAAGAGTGATCTTTTTAATTGGTCATTCATACTGTTCCTAAATAGCAAcactataataaaacaataacaggaGCCGAAGAAgccggtggggggagggatcttATTTTATCAATGGATttgatcttattttatctttttttttttttcttctatctttttttttttttttttttttttttttttctttttttcctttttttacatcgAATGGGTAAGGTTGTCAAAATACGAGATTCGTAAAGTTTCCTCAACTCAGACGAAGACATAGTCCGTAGTTAAGCAAGAACTTAGAATACCCAAGGTTTTCCTCTACACACATGGCGATGGGTCTGTCAGCTTATGCATTAAAatttgcaaaggtatgaaatatctCGCCATGCAAAATCTATGGCATGTAGACATACGTACTTAAATCAcccatttttccttatttatcctcattttctacatataaatagatacatagacatagatataaatgaatacatacgtacatatatacatgcatacatacatacacacatacacacaaacatacaaacatacatacatacatacatacatgcatgagtaaaaacatacatacatacatactctgaGTAAATCATCATAGCGATATCCATTAATCAACTAATGACAGTGTCATTACGCATTTATAAGTGTTGCAACATACTCCTCCGTTGTAATTCCAGGAACTGGCCTCCAGCAGCGTCCCATTGCTTTCTGCGTGGTGTGCATCGGAATCTGATAAATGCACAGTCCTGATGGCGTGGCAAAATAAAGGTGTCGAGTGGTTTTCCGTCCCGTGTCAAGAAACAACGGTGTTCTTGGCATGCCAGGTGAGTCTTTTGGTCCTGGTGTTGTGAAAGTTTGTTTCCGATGTAGAGATGAAGTGTACAAGTAACATGAGAAGAGAGACATCAGGTCCCGAATTTagttatataagatattatataactaAAGATAAGAGATTTAAAGTTTTTTAGTTCGAGCATATTGCAAAAGAGTGGCAAAAGAGAGCAGACAGTAAATAAGATTTATTGATTGACATTGATCTTTAAGATGgccatcactttttttctttttatttttttgttggaacTGACGTGTAGTGTCTATCATCTTGGTTCTTCATAACTGTATCAATAAACTGTTTTCTTGCAGCTTTCATTCTgtcttaaaagaaaataaataaataaataaaaataaataaataaacaaaaaaaaaattgtgatctcaatgaacacaaagaaacatacacaGCGTAAACACAGATGTTATTAAACACAGTAAGAAGAGAACAATTATTTGTGACGATTTGAATTCATCAAGGATTCTTCTTTGgaccatttctcttttcttctccgttatcttcttcctctccttccgtttCCGAAGAGGAATCCTTCATTCGACACATCACGATTTATCATTCTTTGTGTTGCTGTAGTTTCTATGATCCTAAATGTAGCATGAGGATTTCCCAGTATACCCATAAcccttttttaatgtttctctttttttctgttattctctctctctctctctctctctctctctctctctctctctccctctcttcctctctccctccctccctcctctctccctcccttcctctctcttcttctctctctctctctctctctctctctctttctctctcactctcttctctctcccttctccctccctctctcctccctccccccccccctctctctctctctctctctcttatatattattatatattattttatttattctcttctctctctcctctctctccctctctctctctctctcctctctctccctctctctctctccttcgttctctctttcgttctctctctctctctctctcctctctctctcccctctcctctcgtctctctctctctctctctcctctctctctctcttctctccatctctctctctcctctctcctttcctcctccctctctccctccctctctctctccctccctcctttctctcctctctcttcctctcctctcctccccctcccccccccccctctctctctctctcttctctctctttctctctctcgctccttcccttcctcctcctctctctctctctccttttcctctctctcctctcttctctccctcttctctctcttctcctctctccctctctctctctctctctcctctcttcctctctctctctctctctcctctcctcttttcctctctcctccctcctcccctctcctttccctctcttctcttctctctctctctctctttctctctcttctctctcctcctcttcctctctcctcccccttttccctcctccctctctcttcttcctctctccctccttcctctcccctcctcttttctttctctcctctctctctctctctctctctctctctctctctctctctctctctctctctcaaagccctccctccctgccttccctccttcccccctcttcttcctttctcttccccctctcttccaaaCAGGTTCCAAAACATCTCTCCTTCGAACTCCGCGTCGACGATTACTCAGCCATGAACATGAAACTGTATCTCGTCCCGGAAGACCTGATACCGCGGTTCGTCTCGCTGTCCCGAAAGCAAGTCATCGTGAACGAGGGTCCGCTTAGTCTGGTGGACGTCGAGAACAGGACGATCGCTACGTCGTTTTACACAGGCATCCAGCCGGTGGGGCGGGAGGAATGGGAGTTTCCGTCGGGGTTCAGGAAAAATATGACGATAACTGCTTGCTCGAAGGTAAGATGACATCGAACTGATTGCTttcccgatgtttttttttttttttgctattaatgttatgttgttattgttactattattattagtagtagtagtagtagtatcaatattattatcatcatcattattattactagtagtagtagtagtagtagtgatagtagtagttttagtttaatctgtattattatcttattctctttataatcatcgtcatcatcatagtcaCGTCATcgtcctcctcaccatcatcatcatcattattccagtctcattatgtcattattattattgtcgctgtTGCTCTAATTATAATCAATTTTGaacattattgttggtgttactgCTGTTGATATTACAAGCATTGGTAatgctattaatgttattgaAACCATAAATATCATTAAAGTCATTATTCCTATTGTGTTAATGCTATCAGTATTGCTCttgttcttcatcatcattattaattatattagtattcatattaatgttatcatcaataatgctaatggtggtattcttgctttatatattatggtttaaatgcaaactttctctccctttatcaatATTAGTGTTATAACGTTTCCATGGATTTTCATTAATGTGAATTGAAATGATATTCACCACGGGCTTTGAGGTTTTGAAAATGCAGTGTATGTCATTGtgtaagcgagacgagagatggacttgggcggttcagtgaaaggggtcttagcttgttggtctattgttgaagatagatacgagaccccccccccaagagacccccgtgtccccgcggtcgaggacgaggtggtggagctggaccttaTGTGGCTTAGGCtttctgccgtgtctctccctctctgtcttacgaacgtgtccttttacgcggcggttcccttcgagggcggatgtttactcccgtgcgaagAGAGAAAGCCGGGCGGGCCCTGCGTCTGCCCAAGGAGAGGGACAGCTGCTGGACGGAGGTgcgaagtgtaccatccggtcttgctacgtattgttgacacggTGTTTCATGTCTCTGAAGTATTCAACTAAAGAGctctttacattattttctttctttattttcttgaatatgttccctctctctatctatttatctctctgtctcgtcaTCTATTTAAAtccctatatctgtctatctatctgtttatctgtttatctctctacctatgcatatatctctatctatctatctatctttctctctctctctctctctctctctctctctctctctctctttctctctctctctctctctctctctctctctctctctttcactcactcactctctctctctctctctctctctctttcttgaaagACAAGTTAGTTTGTTTTTGGATTGTGTTATGTTATCACTCCCTCACGCAGGATAATGTTTCGTTAGTTTAattagtaaaagaagaagaagaagacgaagaagtaaaagaagaggaagaagaaatagtagtagtagtagtggaagaaaaagaagaagaagaagaagaaaaagaagaaaaggaggacgaggaggaaaaggaggacgaggaaaagggagaaaaaggaataataataattaaaaaaaaaacaccacataacCAGCATTAAATAATCGCGGCGTCACCTACTTCACCAGGACGAATTCACCTGCAACAACGGCCTGTGCATTGACCTCGACTTGCGTTGCGACGGCCTCGAACAGTGCACGGACGGCAGTGACGAGTGGTGTTCCGCCCTTCTGCCGCTGCCACGTACGTACAAGAAGGAACGTCCGCACAGGGATATCACGGACCTGAATCTCACCGTGGTTCGGATGGATGTGTTGGAGGTCGATGTGTATGACAACACGTTCAAGGTCAAGATGGAGGTAAAGGAAGGTTGTGAAGGTTCTATGTTATGcgtttttttaatgaatgaagtggttcgtcgtgtttttttttttttttttttttttttttttttttttttactgcgtaTAGTGTTTCGTCAGTTGTGTGTTAGTTTTGGAGAGCTCCCATACCTTTTGAAATAATGTGTAAACACTCAAAGATCGAAATGGAGATAATGGATtaattcatattgtatatatatatatattatttttcatcttcttcttcttctttttctttttataaaggaTTTCGTCACATTCATACGAGTCTTGTGAAAAGCCCATATACATAATGAAATTACGCTCAGGTACTTAGGattgatataaaagataaataattgccGAGTGCGATAACACTCTTTACACGAAATCCACGCCACAGCTTCGAACCAGCTGGCGAGATAGGAGAGTCCAGCTGTCCCAACTGAGGAATGACTCTTCTGACAATGTCCTGGAGAGAGAAAGCCTGTGGACTCCGGCTTACAGACTCGAGAATGCTGTGTTCGAGGATGAGTTGTCGCACTTGAGCAAGGAGGACATGAAGATTGTACTTTGGGCATACAAGGACGGTCCTGGGAGAGTCCACGTGCACGAAGGAGTGGAGGGTGAGTGTggtagggtggagagagagagagagagatattggaaGAAAGGAacggaggttgagagagagagagggaacagattaaattctctctctctctctctctctctctctctctctctctctctctctctctctctctctctctctctctctttatctgtctgtctatatgtgtatcaGATGCGACATCTTAAACGAGCGTATCTCGTAACAGTTCCTCTTCCATATCCTCCTTTGCGTCCAACCATACACACATGTAGGCTTCGTGTACAATGCCGAGATGGACGCCTACCTGGAGCTGGTGGAGGTCTTCGTGTCCTCCTACAGCTGCCAGTTCGAGCTCGGTCTCTTCCCCTTCGACGTCCACGTGTGTCATGCCAACATCTCGCTCCTGCAGCAGAGCAAGTCCTTCAAGGCTGCTTACCGACGTGTTGTGAGTGTCTCGTCTAAGCTAAGAGTGGTCTGAAATATGTTTTACGAAAAGGTTTGTAGCCTAACAAGTCAGGTTAAAAACCGAGAGCGTAATAACTAGTAGCGAGTCCAGGATAAATAATTCGTGATATCAAAGTTGTACTccgtcaatagaaaaaaaaaatagtaaaggtcAATGAACAATTTACATACGATGCTAACGAACATGCAAACAATCTGTGTAGCGAGGTCAAACGCTAGATTATGAAGCTATAGACTATCAGCTGTGTGAATGAAAAGGTCTCAGAAAAGATCAGACGACTCTAAGTAATCTTGAATCCACCACAAAAGTTTCTCGTTATTTCGATTTCTTAATTAACAGGACGTCAGTGGGACCCCGAAATCGAAGGATCTGCCCCTCTTCACTTCGTCCAAGGTGTGCTACATACATCAGATTGGTG
This window encodes:
- the LOC119570445 gene encoding uncharacterized protein LOC119570445, yielding MPQLAVLATDDHYKTVIGWNMETKVGPLSPWQWVSLCFLLGDKNDLAIDGKVLPSASPINGTIVDFTIAYNLSVSLPDWYFEDKDMVQPFGGRVTIPQVFARKLNEEEARQIHSLLTLLTLLF
- the LOC119572468 gene encoding uncharacterized protein LOC119572468; its protein translation is MITLAECGQLEEDDLGEGEWQVWSADHGRIGTIVSNTSASSYSLEDVASAAGWMRFYSAITCSSQGPLIRRDKTRRYLKTTEVHDDELCVPRSQYKPLVIRSRDLTYRDALDYCTAFGGRLPSISDPDDLTTLVRELASSSVPLLSAWCASESDKCTVLMAWQNKGVEWFSVPCQETTVFLACQVPKHLSFELRVDDYSAMNMKLYLVPEDLIPRFVSLSRKQVIVNEGPLSLVDVENRTIATSFYTGIQPVGREEWEFPSGFRKNMTITACSKVR
- the LOC119572469 gene encoding uncharacterized protein LOC119572469; translation: HLLHQDEFTCNNGLCIDLDLRCDGLEQCTDGSDEWCSALLPLPRTYKKERPHRDITDLNLTVVRMDVLEVDVYDNTFKVKMELRTSWRDRRVQLSQLRNDSSDNVLERESLWTPAYRLENAVFEDELSHLSKEDMKIVLWAYKDGPGRVHVHEGVEGFVYNAEMDAYLELVEVFVSSYSCQFELGLFPFDVHVCHANISLLQQSKSFKAAYRRVDVSGTPKSKDLPLFTSSKVCYIHQIGDNDRITGVSFQILLERRYGSFIFTTFGPCLVLNLIGCLTQFFAVDNFSDRIMVTLSCLIVVAALFAQIATTTPSSASPKAIDIIFFAIIIRLFMVVLHHTILFVLQVYKKRCQEAADPDKSKGTARRDSTPGPAVYIPPDVRLPVTPWDASGHESKAPLKAWSSADGEKINMGKCQAYLSKGATKMKRERRTCDQIFNVLSICIGMMFDVILSSLYFIAIIAFRNNIINDATNCLY